The window AATGCAGCCGCCTCTCGCGATAGAGAAGCCGAAGCGCCAAGGGCAGAAGGAACAGAGCCGCAAGGACTGCGACGCCGTGCCGCTCGAAGAGACTGCCGATTCCGATCACGAGCCGCGTCGGCAGGGGCAGCTCCACGGCAAGACCGTCGAGCATGTGGACGAAGTTCGGCAGCACGAAGAGGAAGATGAACGTCACGGCGAACACCGCCGCCAATGCGAGCAGCGCAGGATAAACGAGCGCCGTCTGCAATTTCTCCCGCACGCGCCAGCTCTTTTCCTCCTTGTCGGCGAGACGCTTCAACAGAGGCTCCAAACTGCCGCCCGCCTCCCCCGCGCGGACGAGGGAGGAAATCGTCGGCGGGAACACCTCGCCGTGGTGCGCCATCGCCTCGGCGAGCGTCGAGCCATGCGCCATGCGCCGTGCCATATCCGAAAGCATCGCCCGCCTCTTTTGCGGTGCATCCGCCGCAAGGAGCTGCAGGCTCTCGTTCGCGGCAAGTCCCGCCGCAAGCATCAGCGCCAACTCGCGGCAGAACACCATGGCGTACTTGCGATCTGCCGCGCGGCGGCGGGCGAGATGCAGCGCAGACTTTCGCCGCAAAGCCACGGCGAAAAGTCCGTGCGCCTGGATGAGCCGCGCCGCCTCCGTGCGCGTGGCGGCTTCCACCTCGCCTCGTCGCAAGTCTCCCGCTTCCGTGCGTGCCGTATAAGAAAAGGACGCCAAATCGCCACCTCCCTTCGCGCAAGTCCCCTGTACTAGCGCCCCTCGCCAAAGGCGTCGCCGTCGACAAGCGCCGCCTCTGCCGCTTCGCGCGTAATCTTGCCCGCGCGAAGCAGTCCCTCGACGGACTGCGCCATCGTCTGCATGCCCTGCGCCCCGCCCGAGAGGATTGCGCCTCGGAGCTGCGCGACCCTGCCCGTGCGGATGAGGTTTCGCACGGCGGGCGCGGCGACGAGCGCTTCGGCCGCCAGCACGCGCCCGCCGCCCGACTGCGGCAGAAGCCGCTGTGAGAAAATGGCGCGAAGCACGAGCGCGAACTGATGGCGCATCTGCTGCTCCTCGCCCGCGAACATCCCCTCGATGCGAAGAACCGCCTCCGCCGCATCCCTCGTGTGAAGCGTCGCCAGAACGAGACAGCCCGACTCCGCCGCCTGCAGCGCGATGCGCACCGTTTCGCGTTCGCGCATCTCTCCGATAAGGATCACGTCGGGATCTTCTCGCAAAGCATCCCGAAGCCCCGCCGGAAACGACGGAAAATCCCTGCCGAGCGTGCGCTGGCTGATGAAGCAGCGCTTCGGCACGAAAGCGTACTCAACGGGATCTTCCAGCGTGATGATGTGCGCGGCGCGGCTTTTATTCATCTCCTCGATAAATGCCGCAAGCGTCGTCGACTTGCCTGCTCCCGTGCGCCCGCCAACGAGGATCAGCCCGTCCTGCGCCCGAAGAAGCGAAAAAAGCGCAGGTGGCACGCCGAGGCTCGAAAGCGCCGGAACCTCTCGCGGCAGGAGGCGCACGGCAATCGCCCAAGAACCGCCCATGCCGTACACATGCGCACGACAGTGCCTCCCTTCGAGCGCGAGAGGAATATCCAGACTCTTCTCCTGCCGCAGACGCTCATGCTCCGCCTCGGTCAGAATATGCGCGAAGAAATCCGTCAGTTCCGCCTGCGTCAAAGAATCCTCCAATAGCGGCGTCATCTCGCCGTCAAGCCGCAGAAACGGGCGCTGCCCCGCCGCGAGATGCACGTCCGACGCCCCTCGCGCAAAGCCTTCGGCGAAGATGTCCGCCATCCTAGACGCCGCCATCGTCAGCCCCTCCGCAATCCCCTCTCGCCACTCCCGAAAAAGTTCCGGAAAAATCTGCTGCGTCCGCCTCGCCGTAGAGCACGCGCACCACCTCCGAAAGGGTCGTCTGGCCTTGCAGCGCCTTTTCTATGCCGTCCTCCGCCAGCGTCCTCATGCCCTGCCGCCCGGCAAGCTCGCGCATCTCCTCAAGCCCCGCTCTATGCACGATCGCCTGCTGCAGAGCCGCATCGACGACGAGCAGTTCCTGCAGCGCGAGCCGCCCCGAAAAGCCCGTGCCGCCGCAAGCCGCGCAGCCTGCCGCTCGCCACAGCCGTCCGGTCGGCGACGCCCCCTCGGCCCATGCGGGAAGCGCCTCCTCGGACGGCTCGCGGCAGTGCGGGCACAAGCGGCGCACGAGACGCTGCGCGACGACGCCCGTCAGAGCCGCCGCGAGCAGATACGCGGGCACGCCCATGTCGAGCAGACGGAAGACCGCGCCGAGCGCGTCCTTCGTATGCAGCGTCGAAAAGAGCAGATGACCCGTCAGCGCAGCACGCACCGCCATCTCCGCCGTCTCCGCATCACGGATTTCGCCGAGCACGATCTCGTCGATGTCCGAGCGCAGCATGGCGCGAAGACCTGCGGCATACGTCATGCCCGTCTTCTTGTTCACCTGGATCTGATTGACGCCCTCGATGCGGTACTCGGGCGGATCCTCGATCGTCATGATGTTGCGCTCGGGCGTATTGATCTCAGAGAGAGCCGCATAGAGCGTCGTCGTCTTGCCCGAATTGACCGGCCCTGTGATCAGAACCATGCCGCCGGGCTGATGGCACAAGCGGCGGAAAATCATCTCATTCTGCACGGAAAATCCGAGATTCCCGACGGAAAGAAGCGCGTGCGAGCGGTTCAAGATGCGAAGAACCGCCTTCTCCCCCGCGAGGAGCGGCAAGGTCGCCAGACGAAGATCGACGGCTTCACCGCCCTCAGGCGGCACGTACGATATGCGCCCGTCCTGCGCCATGCGGCGCTCCACGCTTTCAAGATGTGCCATGACCTTCAATCGCGCAAGCAAAAACGCATGCACCTCCCGGGGGATCGGTGCATGCGTTTCCAATAAACTTCCATCAACACGGTAACGGATGCGGACGGCGCCCTCGAAAGGCTCTATGTGGATATCGCTCGCCCGCAGGCGCAGAGCCTCCGCGATCATGCGATCGACAAACTCCACGACGGGCACGCGTCCCGGCTCTCCCTGCCTCGGCAGAGCACGGCTTGCATTTCCTGTGCGCACGCTCTGTACGAGGCGATGGATCAGCCTCTGATACGAATCCTCTTCTGTCCTCTGCATCTTCGAGCCTCCAAAAGACTGCGGAATCACGGATAAATTCGGTCACCCGTCTTCACACATTCGGGCGACTTCATTGATCAGCGTTTCCTTACCTATGAACATCTTGCTTCGGCTTTCGTGCTGACTTTCTTTTCGTTATGCCTTTGTTAATTCTATGCCTTTGTTAATTCATTACAGCTTGTTTCTTCTTGCTTTATTGATTTCCTGCCTTTTATTCCGCTGCTTTGTCATTTCGTCTCTGCTTCATTCTTCGCCGCTTGCTTCTCTTTTCCTTCCAGTGCCTCGCGCAGGGCGTGCGTCATCACGGCAAAATCTGCCTCTCGTCCCGTCCACAGGCGAAACGCCGCCGCCCCCTGCCCCACGAGCATCGCCTCGCCGTTCAGCGTCGGGCAGCCCAGCGACTCCGCACGCTGCAGAAACTGCGTCCTTGCGGGCGTATAGATGATGTCGTAGAAAAACATCCGTTCATGCACCGCCGGCCAAGGAACGGGCGGCATCGCCTGCGTCTGCGGCGCCATGCCGAGCGGCGTCGTATTGACGACGAGAGCCGCCTTTCTGACGGCTTCCTCGAACGCCGCCTCGTTCCAGTCGAGAGCACAGACCTCGCCGTACTGCGCGAACTCCTCAGCCAAGGGACGCGCCTTCGGAGCATTTCGCACGCCGAGCGTGACCTCCGCCGCACCCGAGCGCAGCAAACCGTAGAGCGCCGCGCGTGCCGCGCCGCCCGCGCCCAAGAGCACAACGCGCTTTCCCTCGACGGAAAAGTCGCGTGCCGTAAGCGCACCGAGGAATCCCTCCACATCGGTGTTGAAGCCCTTGAGGCGACCTGCCTCGCACACGACCGTATTGACCGCCCCGATGGCACGCGCCGCTTCATCCACCTCATCCAGCAGAGGCAAGATCGCCGACTTGTGCGGAATCGTCACATTGAAGCCGCGAAACCCCAGCGCACGAAGGCCGCGCACGCCGTCTTCCAGTCTCTCGGGCAGGACGAGCAAGGCGACATAGGCATAATCCAGTCCCGCCGCCCGAATCGCCGCATTCTGCATCGCCGGCGAAAGCGAATGCTCGATCGGCGAGCCGATGACGGCAAGATTTTTTGTCTTCCCTGTAAACATCATTGTACTCTCCTTTATTGTAACAAGCAGCACTTTCTTCCACAATAGGGGATTTATCCTAGAATTTTTAAAATTTTCCTACTATCCGCTTGTCTGCCACTTTTTTGTTCATCGTAATCGTAGCAAGGAAACATCTTTTTGTAAAGAGCGCCTTCCTCCGCATCGCCCTTTGTTGCAAAAAGCCTACCGCCATAGTATACTAAATGACATTCAACCCTGCCGTGCCAAAATGCAGGGGCATGTCCAACAGAAAAGGAGCGCTATGCCATGATAAAAGAAGCCATCCAAAAGATCGTCAGCAAGCACGATCTGACCTACGAAGAAGCTTATTGCGTAATGAACGAAATCATGAGCGGCAAGACGAGTCCGACTGAGAACGCCGCCTACCTCGCCGCACTCTCGACGAAGAGCGCCAAGGCTGAGACGACAGCAGAAATCGCCGGCTCTGCCGCCGCCATGCGCGAGCATGCGCTCGCCGTCGAGCATCCCGGCGTCGAAGTGCTTGAAATCGTCGGTACGGGCGGCGATCATGCGGGCAGCATCAACATATCGACGACGGCCTCCTTCATCATCGCCGCCGCCGGCATCGCCGTCGCCAAGCACGGCAACCGCGCAGCGTCATCGAAAAGCGGCGCCGCCGACTGCCTCGAAGCCCTCGGCGTCAACATCGACCTCGCGCCCGAAACATGTACAAAGCTTCTCAAAAGCATCGGCCTGTGCTTCATGTTCGCGCAGAAGTATCACACTTCGATGAAATACGTCGGCGCCATCCGCAAGGAACTGGGCATCCGCACCGTATTCAACATTCTCGGCCCCTTGACGAATCCCGCGCGTCCCGAGCGCATGATCCTCGGCGTCTACGATGAATATCTGCTGGAGCCGCTGACCCGCGTGCTCATCGACCTCGGCGTTCAGCGCGGCATGGTCATCTACGGCACGGACTGCCTCGACGAGATCTCCATCAGCGCCCCGACGAGGGTCTCCGAGTTCAAGGACGGCTGGTACAAGACGTATACGATCGCTCCAGAGGACTTCGACCTTGAGCGTGCCGAGAAGACGGCGATTGTCGGCGGCATGGCGAAAGAAAACGCCGCTGTGACGCGTGCTATCCTCACGGGAGCGCAAGGCACGAAGACCGACATCGTGCTTTTGAATGCCGGCGCCGCCATCTACATCGGCGGCAAGGCCGACTCCATCAAGGAAGGCGTCGAAAAAGCCCGCGCGCTCATTGAGAACGGTACGGCAGAGAAGAAACTGCAGGAATTCATCGAACAGTCGAACGCCTGAGGACAGCCCCCAAGCCGCAATCTTGGGGGCTTCTTCATTCCTTTTCCGTCGCCATTTATATTAATATAAATTATTGATATGTTACATTTCCATAAAAATGTTGTATAATGAAAAACACATAAGATTCACAATGTTCCCCACAAACTTTTCTGGAAAGGCGGTATGAATCATGACGGAAAAGGCAGCGAAACCACGCATCGTCATCTTGGGCGGCGGCATTGCAGGCATACGTGCGGCGCGAAAGCTCGCGAACGAGGCGGTCGATGTCCTCATCATCGACCACAACAACTATCAGGTCTTTCAGCCGCTGCTCTATCAGGTGGCGACCTCGATGCTCTCGGCGGACGAGGTCATCTACCCGATCCGAGGCTTTTTCCGCAGCGCTTCAAACGTCAACTTCCTGCTCGCCGAAATCGAGGGAATCGACGCAGCGGCGCAGACCGTGCGCACCGACCAGGGCGAGATCGACTACGATCATCTCATCATCGCGCTCGGCTCGACGCCAAACTTCTTCGGCTCGAAAAGCATCGAGGAAAACTCCCTGCCCTTGAAGACGCTCGTC of the Selenomonas sputigena genome contains:
- a CDS encoding type IV pilus twitching motility protein PilT, coding for MAASRMADIFAEGFARGASDVHLAAGQRPFLRLDGEMTPLLEDSLTQAELTDFFAHILTEAEHERLRQEKSLDIPLALEGRHCRAHVYGMGGSWAIAVRLLPREVPALSSLGVPPALFSLLRAQDGLILVGGRTGAGKSTTLAAFIEEMNKSRAAHIITLEDPVEYAFVPKRCFISQRTLGRDFPSFPAGLRDALREDPDVILIGEMRERETVRIALQAAESGCLVLATLHTRDAAEAVLRIEGMFAGEEQQMRHQFALVLRAIFSQRLLPQSGGGRVLAAEALVAAPAVRNLIRTGRVAQLRGAILSGGAQGMQTMAQSVEGLLRAGKITREAAEAALVDGDAFGEGR
- the trpD gene encoding anthranilate phosphoribosyltransferase is translated as MIKEAIQKIVSKHDLTYEEAYCVMNEIMSGKTSPTENAAYLAALSTKSAKAETTAEIAGSAAAMREHALAVEHPGVEVLEIVGTGGDHAGSINISTTASFIIAAAGIAVAKHGNRAASSKSGAADCLEALGVNIDLAPETCTKLLKSIGLCFMFAQKYHTSMKYVGAIRKELGIRTVFNILGPLTNPARPERMILGVYDEYLLEPLTRVLIDLGVQRGMVIYGTDCLDEISISAPTRVSEFKDGWYKTYTIAPEDFDLERAEKTAIVGGMAKENAAVTRAILTGAQGTKTDIVLLNAGAAIYIGGKADSIKEGVEKARALIENGTAEKKLQEFIEQSNA
- a CDS encoding GspE/PulE family protein, whose product is MQRTEEDSYQRLIHRLVQSVRTGNASRALPRQGEPGRVPVVEFVDRMIAEALRLRASDIHIEPFEGAVRIRYRVDGSLLETHAPIPREVHAFLLARLKVMAHLESVERRMAQDGRISYVPPEGGEAVDLRLATLPLLAGEKAVLRILNRSHALLSVGNLGFSVQNEMIFRRLCHQPGGMVLITGPVNSGKTTTLYAALSEINTPERNIMTIEDPPEYRIEGVNQIQVNKKTGMTYAAGLRAMLRSDIDEIVLGEIRDAETAEMAVRAALTGHLLFSTLHTKDALGAVFRLLDMGVPAYLLAAALTGVVAQRLVRRLCPHCREPSEEALPAWAEGASPTGRLWRAAGCAACGGTGFSGRLALQELLVVDAALQQAIVHRAGLEEMRELAGRQGMRTLAEDGIEKALQGQTTLSEVVRVLYGEADAADFSGTFSGVARGDCGGADDGGV
- a CDS encoding type II secretion system F family protein, with the translated sequence MASFSYTARTEAGDLRRGEVEAATRTEAARLIQAHGLFAVALRRKSALHLARRRAADRKYAMVFCRELALMLAAGLAANESLQLLAADAPQKRRAMLSDMARRMAHGSTLAEAMAHHGEVFPPTISSLVRAGEAGGSLEPLLKRLADKEEKSWRVREKLQTALVYPALLALAAVFAVTFIFLFVLPNFVHMLDGLAVELPLPTRLVIGIGSLFERHGVAVLAALFLLPLALRLLYRERRLHFFADRLLLRLPLFGRLRLDLELMTLFDTLAVLMESGSALHEALAASEGVVQNRFLAALFSRTRREVERGGTLAAALAGSVVPPLVWELVRAGEHTGELAAMLEKAADFCRFAGEMRAERMEAMLEPLLVLFLGAIVGTVVLAVALPLLEMIGSYGY
- a CDS encoding shikimate dehydrogenase codes for the protein MFTGKTKNLAVIGSPIEHSLSPAMQNAAIRAAGLDYAYVALLVLPERLEDGVRGLRALGFRGFNVTIPHKSAILPLLDEVDEAARAIGAVNTVVCEAGRLKGFNTDVEGFLGALTARDFSVEGKRVVLLGAGGAARAALYGLLRSGAAEVTLGVRNAPKARPLAEEFAQYGEVCALDWNEAAFEEAVRKAALVVNTTPLGMAPQTQAMPPVPWPAVHERMFFYDIIYTPARTQFLQRAESLGCPTLNGEAMLVGQGAAAFRLWTGREADFAVMTHALREALEGKEKQAAKNEAETK